The nucleotide sequence CTATTTTTTACGGTTCAATAGCAAAAGAGGCAAAAAGACTTCCAAAATCTGGAGCTGGACAATTTGTCGATTTTCCAGTTATTTGGCAACTTTTTGGACATCAAAAGGCATATAAAAAAGATGGAAGTTTTTCAATTCAAAGCAAAGATAAAGGTGGCTCTTTAGCTTTTGAAGTTTTTAAAAACATGGCATCTTTTGTAGAAAAAAGAATATGTGTGAATAAAAATAGAAATTGGATTAAAAGTCAAATTATCGAAAGTGGAGAACAAGATATTTCTGTTTTTAATTTAGATAAATATTTGGAAATTTCAAACTTTATTGCAGAAGTTTTTAAAGAAGAAATAAGCAGTAAAGAGAAAGAAAATTCTCCGTTCTTTGCAAAAATTGGCGAAAAAGAAACAATAAGATTTATTCCAGTTTTGGCAGACTTTTTATACCTTGGACTTCTAGAAGTTAAAGATGTTGAAAAAGAGAAATTAAAAACAATTTATAACTCTTTTAAGATTAGGGTTTTAGAGGGTACTGCAAACGAAGAAACTTTAAATAATTTAAAAGATAAGTTTATTGTTGAATTAAGGAGAAATATTTGAAACAAGGAACACTTTTTGAATTTGAAGATGAATTGAGTCGGTTAGAAGAAGAACGAATCAATCAATTAGCTTCAGATATTAACAAAATCAAAAGCAGTTATGAAATTTCAAAAGAGAGATTTGAAAAATCAAATTCTAAAAAATCTATCAACACAGTTTTGAAAGGAATTAAGGCTAGTGCTGATCCAATAGGACTTCTTCCAAGTGCAATGACTTTACAAAAACATTATGAGAATTTAAATAAATTCTCATAAGTTTCTGAACTTTCTTTAGAAAATCATGAGGAT is from Thiovulum sp. ES and encodes:
- a CDS encoding Protein of unknown function DUF262 (PFAM: Protein of unknown function DUF262); the protein is QIKNKIKLLTIDFNYYVRIHREYIYGEKKFLKASKVIETILFGNILPAVVYFINDNEQFEIVDGQQRLVSIIKYISNEYPLNFDETDDAFMLKGFYFKDLKQELKSLILNYALTLIKITTDDSKRVTDVFLDLNYQPVPVTQNEIAISIFYGSIAKEAKRLPKSGAGQFVDFPVIWQLFGHQKAYKKDGSFSIQSKDKGGSLAFEVFKNMASFVEKRICVNKNRNWIKSQIIESGEQDISVFNLDKYLEISNFIAEVFKEEISSKEKENSPFFAKIGEKETIRFIPVLADFLYLGLLEVKDVEKEKLKTIYNSFKIRVLEGTANEETLNNLKDKFIVELRRNI